The following proteins are encoded in a genomic region of Oncorhynchus kisutch isolate 150728-3 linkage group LG6, Okis_V2, whole genome shotgun sequence:
- the bsx gene encoding brain-specific homeobox protein homolog: MNLNYTSPVPQMPAQRSTSFFIEDILLHKPKPLREVFHLPFSSSLASRMPLLEYGYPLMPTPILAPHPHHHLHKPDHHQYFFTSGMQMPGLFQHHPELPGKHCRRRKARTVFSDSQLSGLEKRFEIQRYLSTPERVELATALSLSETQVKTWFQNRRMKHKKQLRKTQDDQKNPNDIDRSMENSSESELNEKNTDDVNSGIDPDSYMLEENEDDVDIEDDICSPERSL; encoded by the exons ATGAATCTGAACTACACGTCCCCGGTTCCTCAGATGCCAGCCCAGAGGTCAACGTCGTTCTTCATCGAAGATATTTTATTACACAAACCAAAGCCCCTGAGAGAGGTATTCCACTTGCCGTTCTCAAGCTCTCTGGCTTCCCGGATGCCTCTCCTAGAATATGGATACCCACTGATGCCCACTCCGATACTAGCGCCTCACCCGCACCATCATCTACACAAGCCGGACCATCACCAGTATTTCTTCACATCTG GGATGCAAATGCCGGGGTTATTTCAGCATCATCCGGAGTTACCCGGCAAGCATTGCAGACGAAGGAAGGCGAGAACGGTCTTCTCGGATTCGCAACTATCTGGTCTGGAAAAGAGATTTGAGATACAACGGTACCTATCCACACCAGAACGAGTGGAGTTGGCAACAGCGTTAAGTCTCTCGGAAACCCAG GTGAAAACATGGTTTCAAAACAGAAGGATGAAGCATAAAAAGCAACTGAGGAAAACACAAGACGACCAGAAAAATCCGAATGACATAGATAGATCCATGGAGAACTCAAGTGAGAGTGAACTCAACGAAAAAAACACAGATGATGTTAACAGTGGAATCGACCCAGATTCATACATGTTAGAGGAAAATGAGGACGATGTTGATATCGAGGATGATATTTGCTCGCCAGAACGTTCACTATAG